The nucleotide sequence CGAAGGCTTCCCAAGCGCAGTCTTCGTAGGCCGTTGTGAGCACTACTTGAGGAGGCTCAGGCAACAGACGCAGCATGTCTAGTCCGTTTAGGTCGGGCATTTCCACATCCAAGAACAGCACATCTACACGGCGTTCCGTACTGAAAAAATCCAGTCCTTGCATACTCCCCGAAAGCGAAGCCACAAGCTGTAAAGACCCGCTCAACTCAATGTAATGCTCTAGCGTGAAACGATTGATTTCGTCGTCATCTAGTACGGCACAAGTTAGAAGTGGAAGTGAAGCAGAGTATTCGTTGACCATCCCGAAATGTAATATTCTTTTGTAAAACAGCACCCTATCAGCAAGAAACTCATCGGTATCCAGGATTTACCCTTTTTCTCAGCAAGTCACTTACAAACCTAGGATAATAAAGAGAATAATTGCTTTTCTAAATATCATGCCAACTTCAAGGATAAGCTTTATCAGCTTACACAGCAACTACGCGAAGCGTATCGTTGAGCTTATTGAGGAGAATGATCAAACGCCTACTGATTGCTATAGTGCTATTTCATATCTTGTATTCAGGCAGCTTTAAGTTGCTACTTGCGCTTTATTTTCTACCGCAAGTTGGTTGAGCACTTTAGTTGCCCACTGTGTGTCTTGGGGCTGCACAAGTATTACTCTGAAAGTATGGTGTTCGCCTTCCAACCGCACACCCTCTGCATCATCCAGCAAATAGTCGATGTTGAAACTTGGT is from Hymenobacter tibetensis and encodes:
- a CDS encoding LytR/AlgR family response regulator transcription factor, which produces MVNEYSASLPLLTCAVLDDDEINRFTLEHYIELSGSLQLVASLSGSMQGLDFFSTERRVDVLFLDVEMPDLNGLDMLRLLPEPPQVVLTTAYEDCAWEAFELRVTDYLVKPFDYNRFMQAVQRVAERLRTSPHSSRG